A window of the Sabethes cyaneus chromosome 1, idSabCyanKW18_F2, whole genome shotgun sequence genome harbors these coding sequences:
- the LOC128732764 gene encoding ADP,ATP carrier protein 2, with amino-acid sequence MSGLADPVAFLKDFAAGGISAAISKTAVAPIERVKLLLQVQHISKQIAEADRYKGMVDCFVRIPKEQGITAYWRGNMANVIRYFPTQALNFAFKDKYKQVFLGGVDKNTQFVRYFIGNLASGGMAGATSLCFVYPLDFARTRLAADVGKGSGEREFKGLGDCLGKIFKTDGIVGLYRGFGVSVQGIIIYRAAYFGFYDTARGMLPNPKTTPWYVSWAIAQVVTTIAGIVSYPFDTVRRRMMMQSGRAKSEIIYKSTLHCWATIAKQEGTGAFFKGAFSNVLRGTGGAFVLVLYDEIKKVL; translated from the exons ATGTCTGGACTAGCGGATCCTGTTGCCTTCCTGAAGGATTTCGCCGCCGGTGGCATCTCGGCGGCCATTTCCAAGACCGCCGTGGCACCGATCGAGCGTGTCAAGCTGCTGCTGCAGGTGCAGCACATCTCGAAGCAGATTGCCGAAGCCGATCGGTACAAGGGCATGGTTGATTGTTTCGTGCGCATCCCCAAGGAGCAGGGTATTACCGCCTACTGGCGTGGTAACATGGCCAACGTTATCCGGTACTTCCCGACGCAGGCACTGAACTTTGCCTTCAAGGACAAGTACAAGCAGGTCTTCCTGGGCGGTGTCGACAAGAACACCCAGTTCGTGCGTTACTTCATCGGTAACCTCGCCTCCGGTGGTATGGCTGGAGCTACCTCACTGTGTTTCGTCTATCCACTCGATTTCGCCCGTACTCG TCTCGCCGCCGATGTTGGTAAGGGTTCTGGTGAGCGCGAGTTCAAGGGTCTAGGCGATTGTCTTGGAAAGATCTTCAAAACTGACGGTATTGTCGGTTTATATCGAGGCTTCGGTGTATCTGTTCAGG GTATTATTATCTACCGTGCCGCTTACTTCGGCTTTTACGATACTGCTCGTGGCATGTTGCCAAACCCGAAGACTACTCCATGGTATGTCAGCTGGGCCATTGCTCAG GTCGTCACCACCATAGCCGGTATCGTCTCTTATCCATTCGATACGGTCCGACGTCGTATGATGATGCAGTCCGGCAGAGCAAAGTCCGAAATTATTTACAAAAGCACACTACACTGCTGGGCCACCATTGCCAAACAGGAAGGTACCGGAGCCTTCTTCAAGGGTGCCTTCTCCAACGTACTTCGCGGTACCGGTGGTGCCTTCGTACTGGTGTTGTACGATGAAATCAAGAAGGTCCTCTAG